A part of Candidatus Electrothrix aestuarii genomic DNA contains:
- a CDS encoding ATP-dependent helicase, with the protein MKQNIFLNNPTAQAEPSEQKKQGGAVETESLNPSQYRAVTHDEGPVLVIAGAGSGKTRTLVHRMAWLLDQGVPPEAILLLTFTRRAAQEMLHRAARISGQSCTRVVGGTFHATANMLLRRYGHHLGFGAGFTIIDRGDAEGVVNLLRNSLGLAGAGKRFPSKRVILNLISGAINKSVNLEDLIFDTQGHLVEFSDDILRIRKDYEEFKLNNALMDYDDLLVNWQRLLSESTLARGEIASQFRYILVDEYQDTNLIQAQIVLLLAYGHDNVMVVGDDAQSIYSFRGADFYNIMRFPEQFPGADIIKLEQNYRSVQPVLALTNAIIAQAQEKYTKELFSEIKGGKKPILYPARNEAGEARFIVEKVKELVEAGTPSKEIAVLFRSGFHSYKLEMELAAHSLDFEKRGGMKLTEASHIKDVLSFLRVLINNWDNLSWNRILLQLDKVGPKTAQKILDTITAEDKPIQALGKYKTTAKWLGALRKLADAMAAMDRLDLTPSAIFDIVMEYYEPIFERIYHDDYPKRKRDLDQLKALIGGYGDLQSFVDDTALDPPESTPGAVEATPDKLILSTIHSAKGLEWDTVFVIGLAEGRFPHQKTIPGEQWEEERRLLYVAATRAKKQLYLTYPRTIMTPDRKFLNVVMSPFIREINPGLYVNKDAKPDYGQDFIAYRGNPDGVLPDPPSRKKETVSARTEFTKGMAVRHPFFGVGKIKDIPAPRRIEVRFDRHGDKLLHLDYAKLEIL; encoded by the coding sequence ATGAAACAAAATATTTTTTTAAATAATCCGACGGCACAGGCGGAGCCCTCCGAACAAAAGAAGCAAGGGGGTGCTGTGGAAACAGAAAGCCTGAACCCATCCCAGTATAGAGCGGTTACGCACGATGAAGGACCGGTCCTGGTCATTGCTGGGGCAGGAAGCGGCAAGACCAGGACTCTGGTCCACCGTATGGCTTGGCTGCTGGACCAAGGCGTGCCACCGGAAGCCATCCTGTTGCTCACCTTTACCCGCCGGGCGGCGCAGGAGATGCTCCATCGCGCTGCGCGTATCTCCGGCCAATCCTGTACCAGAGTGGTGGGCGGCACCTTCCATGCCACTGCCAATATGCTGCTGCGCAGATATGGGCATCACCTGGGCTTTGGTGCGGGCTTCACCATTATTGATCGGGGTGATGCTGAGGGGGTGGTGAACCTGCTCCGCAACTCCCTGGGACTTGCTGGCGCTGGGAAACGTTTTCCCAGTAAGCGGGTTATCCTCAACCTCATATCCGGGGCTATTAATAAGTCTGTTAACCTGGAAGACCTGATTTTTGATACCCAGGGCCACCTAGTGGAGTTCTCCGACGATATCCTGAGAATCCGCAAGGACTATGAAGAGTTTAAGCTCAACAATGCCTTAATGGATTATGATGACCTGCTGGTCAATTGGCAGCGCCTGCTTAGCGAGTCCACCTTGGCGCGGGGAGAAATTGCTTCTCAGTTTCGCTATATTCTGGTGGATGAGTACCAGGATACCAACCTGATCCAGGCCCAGATCGTCCTCCTGCTGGCCTATGGTCATGACAATGTGATGGTGGTTGGTGATGATGCCCAGTCCATCTACAGTTTTCGTGGGGCGGATTTCTATAATATCATGCGCTTTCCAGAGCAGTTTCCCGGTGCTGATATCATCAAGCTGGAGCAAAATTATCGCTCGGTCCAGCCTGTCCTGGCCCTGACCAATGCCATTATTGCTCAGGCGCAGGAGAAATACACCAAGGAACTATTCAGCGAGATTAAGGGTGGGAAAAAACCAATTCTCTATCCGGCCCGCAACGAGGCTGGAGAGGCCCGCTTTATCGTGGAAAAAGTCAAGGAATTGGTGGAGGCTGGCACGCCGAGTAAGGAAATTGCGGTCCTGTTCCGCTCAGGCTTTCATTCCTATAAGCTGGAAATGGAACTGGCTGCCCATTCCCTGGATTTTGAAAAACGGGGTGGGATGAAGCTGACCGAGGCTTCTCACATCAAGGATGTGCTCTCCTTTTTGCGGGTGCTGATTAATAACTGGGATAACCTTTCCTGGAACCGAATCCTCCTGCAACTGGATAAGGTCGGGCCGAAGACTGCCCAGAAAATCCTGGATACGATCACAGCTGAAGATAAACCCATTCAGGCCCTGGGCAAGTACAAGACCACAGCAAAATGGCTGGGAGCACTGAGGAAGCTGGCTGACGCAATGGCAGCAATGGATCGTCTCGACCTGACGCCTTCAGCAATTTTCGATATAGTCATGGAGTATTACGAGCCCATCTTTGAACGAATCTATCATGATGATTATCCCAAGCGAAAACGGGATTTGGATCAGCTCAAGGCCCTCATCGGCGGCTATGGCGATCTGCAATCCTTTGTCGATGACACGGCCTTGGATCCACCGGAATCTACCCCTGGAGCCGTGGAGGCTACGCCAGATAAACTAATACTCTCCACTATCCACTCGGCCAAGGGCCTGGAGTGGGATACCGTTTTTGTGATTGGCCTGGCTGAGGGTCGTTTCCCGCATCAAAAGACCATCCCTGGTGAGCAGTGGGAAGAGGAACGGCGTCTGCTCTATGTTGCCGCAACTCGCGCTAAAAAACAACTCTACCTCACCTATCCCCGGACAATCATGACCCCGGATCGTAAATTCCTCAATGTGGTCATGTCTCCGTTTATTCGGGAAATCAATCCTGGTTTATACGTAAATAAGGATGCAAAACCGGATTATGGACAAGATTTTATTGCCTATCGGGGCAACCCGGACGGCGTTCTTCCTGATCCCCCCAGCCGAAAAAAGGAAACAGTGTCTGCCCGCACAGAGTTTACCAAAGGCATGGCAGTGCGCCACCCTTTTTTCGGAGTTGGCAAGATCAAGGATATTCCAGCCCCTCGCCGGATTGAGGTACGCTTTGATCGGCACGGGGACAAACTCCTGCATCTGGATTATGCCAAGCTGGAGATACTCTGA